The following are encoded together in the Streptomyces sp. NBC_01465 genome:
- a CDS encoding Yip1 family protein — MAGFRNGRGRDNRNTPRQQPQQQPYGQQAPPPPYGSQGMQQQWPQAQQQQPYGNGQQGEPEYFGDPYAQDPYAPNTANNPGHTQAFSINEDPYGAGNTYRAGNTPAPPIGPRLHWKDLLRGIVLRPGPTFWQMRDHAVWGPALIVTFLYGMLALFGFDKAREDAVNATLSTAVPYVLTTGVAIVIGGLILGAVTHTLARQLGGDGSWQPTVGLSMLIMSITDAPRLLFALFLGGENGLVQIIGWASWLAAGALFTSMVSKSHDLPWPKALAASSIELLALLSLLKLGTI, encoded by the coding sequence GTGGCTGGATTCAGGAACGGACGCGGCCGGGACAACCGCAACACACCGCGACAGCAACCGCAGCAGCAGCCGTACGGACAGCAGGCACCGCCTCCGCCGTACGGCAGCCAGGGCATGCAGCAGCAGTGGCCGCAGGCCCAGCAGCAGCAGCCGTACGGAAACGGGCAGCAGGGCGAGCCGGAGTACTTCGGCGACCCGTACGCCCAGGACCCGTACGCGCCCAACACGGCGAACAACCCGGGCCACACCCAAGCCTTCTCGATCAACGAGGACCCGTACGGCGCCGGCAACACCTACCGCGCGGGCAACACCCCGGCCCCACCCATCGGCCCGCGCCTGCACTGGAAGGACCTGCTGCGCGGCATCGTGCTGCGCCCGGGCCCGACGTTCTGGCAGATGCGCGACCACGCGGTGTGGGGCCCGGCGCTGATCGTCACGTTCCTCTACGGAATGCTGGCGCTCTTCGGCTTCGACAAGGCGCGCGAGGACGCGGTCAACGCGACGCTGTCCACGGCGGTCCCGTACGTCCTGACCACGGGCGTCGCGATCGTCATCGGCGGCCTGATCCTCGGCGCGGTGACCCACACGCTCGCCCGCCAGTTGGGCGGCGACGGCTCCTGGCAGCCCACGGTCGGCCTCTCGATGCTGATCATGTCGATCACGGACGCCCCGCGCCTGCTCTTCGCGCTGTTCCTGGGCGGCGAGAACGGCCTGGTCCAGATCATCGGCTGGGCGAGCTGGCTGGCGGCGGGCGCGCTCTTCACGTCGATGGTGAGCAAGTCCCACGACCTCCCGTGGCCAAAGGCCCTGGCAGCGTCCTCCATCGAACTGCTCGCACTGCTCTCGCTCCTCAAGCTGGGCACGATCTGA
- a CDS encoding recombinase family protein has protein sequence MARKVGIYTRISRDDEGEALGVARQKQDCERLADLRSWQAVKVYEDNDVSAFKRNVVRDEFELMLKDLRAGLIDGIVAYDLDRLARQPRDLERLIEIYDDRPRLEFATVTNDLNLGAADGRTMARIMVAFANKSSHDASRRIKRKHLELAQQGRDSGGPAPYGWRKDDRRALDPVASKAIRDAQREILSGVRIGTIRTRWQEQGLGNPRAGTKRMAHHHVEHILTSPRLVGYRTYHGEILNDEDGHPVMGDWEPLNTLEEWEAVRAVIAERKQQSPGAMLARKYLLSGIARCALCKTKIRGQVNGKWTPGSKASRYKYQCSQVNGGCGKVGRTGEPIDKLIAELVLEEQREKAAAKSIPVDQQWPRAAELDDVMTDIKQLVDAERAKEISVTMLLQLLPAKERERDELTLDRSRFYKEIKQAEAKGNAADMTVDEFFELPIERQQEIILHSLSAVLIHPAGRGKRIFDPALIDPVWR, from the coding sequence ATGGCGCGCAAAGTGGGGATCTACACCCGTATCTCGCGAGACGACGAGGGCGAAGCGCTCGGTGTGGCCCGGCAGAAGCAGGACTGCGAACGGCTTGCCGATCTGCGCTCCTGGCAGGCCGTGAAGGTCTACGAGGACAACGACGTATCCGCGTTCAAGCGCAACGTCGTGCGCGACGAGTTCGAGCTGATGTTGAAGGATCTTCGGGCCGGACTGATCGACGGAATCGTTGCGTACGATCTCGACCGCCTTGCCCGACAGCCGCGCGACCTTGAACGGCTGATCGAGATCTATGACGATCGGCCCCGGCTGGAGTTCGCCACCGTCACCAACGATCTGAATCTTGGGGCAGCGGACGGGCGCACGATGGCCCGGATCATGGTCGCGTTCGCCAACAAGTCGTCTCATGACGCTTCCCGCCGGATCAAGCGCAAGCATCTGGAGCTTGCTCAACAGGGGCGAGACAGCGGCGGGCCAGCGCCCTACGGGTGGCGCAAGGACGACCGCCGAGCTCTGGACCCAGTGGCCAGCAAGGCCATTCGCGACGCCCAGCGGGAGATCCTGTCAGGAGTCCGCATCGGCACGATTCGCACACGGTGGCAGGAACAGGGACTCGGCAACCCTCGCGCCGGCACGAAGCGAATGGCGCACCACCACGTCGAGCACATCCTCACGAGTCCCCGGCTGGTCGGCTACCGCACGTACCACGGTGAGATCTTGAACGACGAGGACGGTCACCCCGTCATGGGCGACTGGGAACCGCTGAACACTCTTGAGGAGTGGGAGGCTGTGCGCGCTGTCATCGCCGAGCGGAAGCAGCAAAGCCCCGGAGCGATGTTGGCGCGCAAGTACTTGCTGTCTGGGATCGCAAGGTGCGCTCTCTGCAAGACCAAGATCCGAGGCCAGGTCAACGGGAAGTGGACGCCAGGCTCGAAGGCAAGCAGGTACAAGTACCAGTGCTCCCAGGTCAACGGAGGCTGCGGCAAGGTGGGACGCACCGGCGAGCCGATCGACAAGCTGATTGCTGAGCTGGTCCTTGAGGAACAGCGCGAGAAGGCGGCGGCGAAGAGCATTCCCGTCGATCAGCAGTGGCCTAGAGCGGCCGAGTTGGACGACGTCATGACAGACATCAAGCAGCTCGTTGACGCGGAGAGAGCCAAAGAGATCAGCGTGACGATGCTCCTCCAGCTACTGCCGGCCAAGGAGCGGGAACGCGACGAACTGACCTTGGACCGGTCACGCTTCTACAAAGAGATCAAGCAGGCCGAAGCCAAGGGAAACGCGGCGGACATGACCGTGGACGAATTCTTTGAACTCCCCATCGAGCGCCAACAAGAGATCATCTTGCACAGCTTGTCCGCAGTACTGATCCACCCGGCAGGACGCGGCAAGCGCATCTTTGATCCCGCCTTGATCGATCCGGTCTGGCGCTAG